The genomic segment GCGCTACAGGGACGTCTGGTGGAGACCTACGTGGTGCGCGCGCGTCCGGGAATGCAAGCCATCGCCCCGCTGATGATGCAGGCACCGGTGGACGTGCTGTCGCGACCGGTGAACCTGGTAGCCAGCACTAGGCTGCGCAACGTGCTGACCATGCTCTCGCAACAGACGGGCGTGCCGATTGTGGCGGCGCGTGAGGTGCCCGACCTGGAGGTAACCCGGCTGGTCTTGAGCAACGTCACGCTGGGCTACGCGCTCAACGTCATTGCGCAGGCGACGCAAACCCAGTACCAGTTCCAGCCGGATGGCTCGATTCTGCTGGTTCCCGCGCCGCGCATACAGGTGAAGGGTATGCCCGGCGCGACAGGCGCACGGCAATTCGTGGACCCGTCGACGCAGCGCATGGCAGGCATAGCCAATCGGATGATGAATATGCCGCCCTCTGCAGCCGCCAAACAGTTGGGTTCGCCCACGCCGCCGCCTGTCCTGAAATGTTCCTGCGGAGCGGAGCTGCTCCCGTACTGGAACTACTGCCCGATGTGCGGCAAAAAAATCGACAAATCGCGCCCGGTACCCCCAAAGAGGTAGGGGCAGACCTTGTGTCTGCCCGATAACCCACCCTGGTCCGCCCGATTCATTGTCCAATAGATCTTGGGCAACCACAAGGGTCGCCCTGCCAAATGGGGGGCAACCACAAGGGTTGCCCCTACCGCGCCGTCGGGATGAATCATGGAATGGGGCAACCTGTAGGGGCAGACCCCCGTGTCTGCCCACAACGTGCGGTAGCATCCCCCTCGTCGCGGTAGCCCCATGCGCCACTGTAAACACAAGCGATCCCCGAGGGCCAGTTTCCTGCCGAGACCCTTGTTTGCGCGCGGAGCCAAAGAGGTCAAAGCCGCGGCGTATGTGTTTTTCGAGTTCCTGCCGGGTCATGTCAGCAAATGTCCAGCCCCTCACGATAACGAGTGACTGGCACTGGCTACTCTGTTAGAGACGACGAGTCGTTTGGTTTCACGGTTTCAGTGGTACCGATGCTATCCCACAAACGCAGCGCTGCTTTCTCCCCCTCCGATTTTGTGCCATAAAAAGCGTAAGCCTTCACCGACGACTTTCCGAAACAGATGGACTGGTATATTGGAGGAGGGGAAAACACTGCCCAGCGATAGATTTTTGCACCTCTGGGCCGCACCGAAACAGTTACAAGGTAAAGGTTATCTGGGAGAGGTGGAGACCACCCCTGGACCTCTTGCAGGCGAGGGGAGAGCAACCCCACGTTAGCCCCGTAAATATCGCCATGCCTACGCAGAAGAACTAAAGAGACTTCTCGTGATGAGGATCTTACAAAAGTTCGGGAAAGAGAGAAAAACGGAGTCGGTATCCAAAAAGCAGCCGCTGGGTTGGCGTCCCATATTACAGCAAGTGCGTAGCCCCGAAGGTTCTTGCCTGCGGCTGTGCGCAGCTCGTAAGCTTGAATCAACACTGGCAACGCTCTTGCTTGGGGAACTAGAGGTTGTGCGAGATCCCCACTTGACAGTGGAAGAAGAACATACCAGTACAGAGGCTGGGAACTGCTTCTGGGCTCGTCCGTGAGCTGAGCGTGCCTTTCAGAGGTGCTGGGAGACTGACCGGGCGCCCCGAAACGGCTACCGACATCGGTGTCCATCGCTATGACTTCGCCAACCTGAGATACGTACCGCCACGACGACAGCAGAAAGGCAAACCCAAACCACGATGCAATTGCAGCGTAGAGCCTGGCTTTTGGGGACAGTATGGGTTTGCGTGCCATGTGCGACCTCCGTGTGTTTTTAAGGTGAGCAGCGATGCTCAGGCATCGCTGCTATCGCGTGCTCACTGAGTCCGGTCAGGCGGGCGATTATCGCCCTCGTTGTGCCATGCCTCCCTAACCTTTTGCACTAACTTACGCAGTCCGTTTATCAAGCGGACCGTAGGAGGCAATGTCTTCTCGATAGGGGCTTCAACATAGCGTTTCTTGGCTTCTTTTGCGACCTTCTCTTGCAGGTCTTTCAGATACCCGCCATCTACAGTGCAGTCGTGCTCTGGGTTATCGCCCGAGTAGCAAGAGTCCCTGCGTCGCTTACCCTGAGCGCGTGCTCGGTCTATCTCTTGGCTCCATTCATACATACCCCAAACCGTGAGAGCAGCCCCCACAACTGCAGCTGCGATAGCAACCCAACACCTCCCACTCGGATCCACATGATTAACCGGCTCATGCTCGCAATATAGATACGGATGCTCACTCAGCACCGCATCCCGCGAGATGAACCGCCCCACCTGCGGGTCGTAATAGCGTGCCCCGACGTGCAACAACCCCGCATCGCCGTCATCGCGGTAGCCCCATGCCCCCGCAAAGCGATAGGGGTTACAGCTGCTGACCCACTGCGCTGCCGTGTTGCCAAACGCCTCGGTTGTCAACGTGCTGGTCAGTGCCTGAAGGCTGTCCACCGTCGCCCGCGTGGTGCCTAACCCGTCTGGCAGCACCACCTCCCCGTTGCGGGCAACCAGAGCGTTGCCGTAACTGTAGACGCCAGTGACCGCGCCGCCCCGACGTTCCACTATTATCGTATCACCGTCAGGCACCTGTTGACAAGTGGCGTGATCATCTCGCCAATATGGCCCTCTGAAATACCCCCACTCTCAGACCGTAGTAGCTTACGGATGTCCATGCGCTGGATGAATAATCCTTCTAGCGGCTTCTGCCCGGATACTACCTGTCCTTTGGCATCAAAACGAAATGAATGCCGCCTGCCATCGGCAAAAAAGATGGTACACTGCGCTCCCCTTCTAGGGATAGCCCCTGGCAAAAAAGCTGCTGCGAACCCCGACCTGCGGGATTGGTCGTCTTTTCGGAAACGGTACGCTACCGGTGAAGGAGTGATGGTGTAACCAACGACCTCGCCATCCGTCCCCCAATCGTGTCTCATACCAAACCAAATAAGACTCTCGATAGCCACAGTCTGCCTCACCTCTTTCCCTTGCAGCCGGAACCACGGTCCGTGCTTATGCCAGTGATTGCTATAGAGTAGCGGAGGCACTCCTAAAGCAACGTCATAAGGACTGGCAGTAACGATCACTTGTTCCGTATTTATGCCATCTATTATGTTCACAGCCAGCTTTTTTTCTCTACTTGTCTCTTGCCCCGCCTTCACACCAACTATCATGCGAAAGGCTTTGTCGGGTACCTCGGTGTCCTCCAGTGGCATCCAGTGGTAGTACACAAAGATAATCCTCTTTTGCGCAATTTGGGGGATAGGCATTGTGGACGAAAGAGAGCGATTCAAGTATATCCAAACGGAGAACCCTCCTGCTGTGTCTTGGGAAGACCGATGGCGTGGAACCATTGCCCTGAGCACGGCATTGCTTAAAGATGACAACTGGGTAGTGCCTAGTCTCGAACTAATAGCAGGCGAATCATCCGCAAGCCACGCCCGAAGAATGCGAAACTTTTCTGTGACGCGAGCGGTGAAGAAACATACGACAATGACACCCAATAACACCAAGATGACCAGAATGACACGTTTGACCATCACTACCTCCACCTCCTCTGGGGCTACGCGATGTTTCTCCCGAGCCCTTTTCGTTACTGGTAAACTATATCCCACGAGCGGCGTGCAAGGTCACGGATGTTCGCAACATCCCCTGGGGATATTCTGTTCATCAATTCGTCTGCGGGCCCCCAATCATCAAGACCTCTTCCCAGCTTCCAATCACGGTAGGTCATGAGCATATTTTGCCTCGTCTCGGCGTCGAGAAGACTGTTCCGTATATCAACAGCCAAGTGCACTACCGCAGGGACTATCAAAACACCATACACTATTTTCTTTGCGACATCGCCATATTCGTAGGCGAAGTCTTTGGCTGACTTCCAAGCGTCTTCCACCCACTTTGGTCAATACCCACTTGGGTCTACCGCGTTGACCGGGTCATCCTCGCAATACAGATACCGGTTCAACGATAGCGGGCGATAGACATCCCCCAACCACTTGTCCGCGCTCGTCCACCAACCCACCGCTGGCTCATGGTGGCGTGCCCCGACGTGCAGCAGCCCCGCATCGCCGTCATTTCTTCCCCTGCGTACCAAGCGCCTCTCTCAACACCTGTTCTATCTGCTGGTATTGCTGCCCCTCCTTACTTTTTACAAAGTGGAATGCATCAAAGCCGCGCTGGTCTCTCAAGGTGGGGTCTGCCCTGTAAGCAAGTAGTAATTGCACCATCTCTACCCTACCATCCCGGCTTGCAATCATCAGAGGCGTCACACCACTGCGGTTGGCGCGATTCACATCTGCACGGTTTTCCAGTAAGATGCGGGCAACCGCCAGGTGCCCTCCCTCTACTGCGACAAACAATGGGGTTTCTCCATTGCTTCTTGGTAGATTGACGTCAGCACCAGCGCTAAGCAAACTGAGAACAATCAAAGGATGACCAGCACGGGCTGCCAAAGTCAAAGGGGTGTCTCCATTCGGTAAACGGTAATTCGGAGAAGCTCCCAAGCGCAGCATCGTCTCCGCTGTATTGAGGTCGCCGCTAACCGCTGCGACACACAGGTAGTGGTTGATGCCGTAGCGCCATGCCCAATACATCAGCACCACAAATAACAGCAGGTTTGCTACAGCAAAGATCGTTCCGCAACCACCTGTGGTCATCCAAGCGCGTGGATGTCTTCCCATACGACCGCTGTCGCCTCTCTTTCCTTACCGGGATGGTCGGACCTTATAGATCCGCTCGGCCACGTCGCCCACCGCTTGCCCGACATTCCTCATGGCGTCTCGAATGTGCTGATTGCGAACCCTGTTGATGAGGTCCCAATCCACTTTATCTGGGTCTTTTGGCTTCCAGTCTTCAAGCATGTCTCGCATCCGATTGGAGGTGTCCCAGTCCACATAAACAATGTAAATCTCCTCAGAAAGTTTGATGCCGATGAGAGTCCCTGCCACTACGCCGATGCCCTTGCCAACGTTGGACGCATGTTCTTTTGTCCACTCCCATGCCGTTTTCGCCCAGTCTTTGACCCACTGGGGATATTCCCGCTCGGATCCACGTGGTTGACCAGGTCATCCTCGCAATACAGATACCGGTTCAGCGACAGCGGCTGATACAGGTTGCCCAACCACTTGTCCGCGCTCGTCCACCGACCTACCGCTAGCTCATAGTAGCGCGCCCCGATATATAGCAGCCCCGCATCCCCATCGTCGCGGTAACCCCATGCGCCCGCAAAGCGATAGGGGTTGGAACTGTTGCCCCACTGCGCTACCGGGTTACCGATAGACGCAGGCTTGCTGCAGCACGCGCCAATTTTCTCTGTGGCGTCCGAGCCTATGCCTGTACTGAATAATACACGGTAAACACAGTGTGGGGTTCACTCCGCGGCAGCCACATCCACGGAACGTCGCTGTATTGCTCCCTTAATTGCCGGAACTGAAAATGCAGCCATTCATCAAATCGCGTTCTGCTGTGAGCGGCGTGGAAAGGCTGCAGAATGTATTGCTCCGCTTTTGAACCAATGACACCCCAAACATCGGAGAGGCCTCGTGCAATGTTATAGCTACGCAACGCCGCTCCCCTGTCACCAAGCAGGTCATACACCTGACCTAACCTCAGATACGCCCAAGCCCGATGCCATTGGGGCAAAACCTCTGCGTGTAATGAGAGTACTCGTGCTGCGCTCAAATAGTCTTTCAAGCGTACATATGATACTGCCCCATAGAACACTACCTCTAAGTCGCTGCCGTAGAAAGAGAGATAGCGGAGGCACGCGTCGGCGCACTCCTGCAGACTTCCATCTTCATACTGCCGCCTGATAGCCAGTCGGTCAGACCAGGCCTGCCGAAGTTGTCGGTCGAGAGCCTCGCAACGAAGATGCAGGAAGTCTTGCCATTGCTTTTCCAACTCTCGCAAGGAGAACCCGGTAGCCCTTGTCAAAAGCCAATCCATTTGTGGCAGAAACGCAAACAGGGGATAGACCCTCTTCTGCATGAGGTAGATGTCTGCATGTAACCGTTTCCATATCTCTCTGCCGAACTGCTCGGTTAAGAAGTGGGCGAAGCTTGCCGACAGAGACAGGGGTGCAAACCCATCAAGCACATCATCCAGAGAATACAGGGGTAACTCGTCTGCAAGCGCAGCTACATCGTAGTAGAAAGTATTATCCTTGAGACGAACCAGATACTCTGCGAACCCAGCCCAGAAGAGAAAATATGCACCGAAGGCGGGAGCCAGAGCCGTGCGTGCAACCTCGCGGGTTATCGTGAGATGGAAGTGTTGAGAGGATGTAGTATATACAATGCCGCTGGAGTCTGCCAGAACCCCGCGGCGGAAGCCCAACACAAAGCGTTTCGCACCCCGCAATTGTTCTGGCTCAAGCAGGTAAATGTGCACCGGGGAAGAGATGATGTCTCCAATTGAGCCGGTTATGTGCTGTAGCACTTGCTCGGCGGCGGCTGCGATGGCGTCAATGTCCAATACGTGCCATGCCCGCTCACTTGCATAGATGTGCGCAGAAGACTCGCGACGATGGTGTTTGAGGATGGGCTGGTATCGCTTGACAAGATAGCGTGCCCACCACTCATCGAGCATGGGTGTTCGCCTTGCCCTGATTCGCAGCATCATCTATCCCCACCTCACTCAGAGCCCTAAATGCCAGATGCCGGGCCGAAGGTTATACAACCACTCGCCAGCTCGCTCATACCACTCTCGTGGTATGTGGTTGTCCACGATATAGTCGCCAATCTCCCAGCCCACTACAGCTGCTCCTACTATCGCCCCAGCCTGTCCGAGGCGTCCTATCCATGGTGGTACTGGAGGTAATACGATTTTGAAGGGAGGGTCGATTTTACCTCCCAGTTTGATAGACCCGAGGTCAATTTCTATTTTGTCAATGATTATCCTACGTCTACCGTCCGGGTCCACCGCATTGACCGGCTCGTGCTCGCAGTACAGATACGGATGCTCGCTCAGCACCGCATCCCGCGAGATAAACCGTCTCCGCGTCAGCGAATGCGTATCGTCCTTATGATACTATTTATCTCACGCCTCCCCGCCTCCCAATCCGATTCGTAGACATACCAGAAGACGGCAACAATGCTTTTGTCCAGAGGAATCGAAAGCTGCTGCCCCCTTGTGGTGGGTCTGGAGGGTTGCTCTCGGCGAAACTCCATCACGTGCGCCTCTCTGCCTGCAACCGACGTCTTTGACCTCGCTATCAACCTGGTCCCCTCCATTCCCAGCACCGCCTGTTCCAGAAGCACCGCTCCATCGCGTGGGTTGTTGGTGGGCATTGGCTCTTCCGACACCGCGATAAAACGGAAATGCTTGGTGCCCTTTCCTTTGCGGAACACGAGTTCGCCACGCCTCTGTTCCCAACCGTCGGGTATGGTGATGGACACCCTACCAACTGTGTAGGTTTTCCCTGCAGGCGTCCCTTTTTTGTTTTGAGCGTGGCTGCAAGCCACAAGAGCAAGGCACAACAGGACTATCCAGTCCTTGGGGCGCCGCGAGGCTTGTTGTTCCAACGTTCTCATTTGGCA from the Bacillota bacterium genome contains:
- a CDS encoding RHS repeat-associated core domain-containing protein, whose amino-acid sequence is MGSDATEKIGACCSKPASIGNPVAQWGNSSNPYRFAGAWGYRDDGDAGLLYIGARYYELAVGRWTSADKWLGNLYQPLSLNRYLYCEDDLVNHVDPSGNIPSGSKTGRKRHGSGQKNMRPTLARASA
- a CDS encoding ankyrin repeat domain-containing protein; the protein is MGRHPRAWMTTGGCGTIFAVANLLLFVVLMYWAWRYGINHYLCVAAVSGDLNTAETMLRLGASPNYRLPNGDTPLTLAARAGHPLIVLSLLSAGADVNLPRSNGETPLFVAVEGGHLAVARILLENRADVNRANRSGVTPLMIASRDGRVEMVQLLLAYRADPTLRDQRGFDAFHFVKSKEGQQYQQIEQVLREALGTQGKK
- a CDS encoding RHS repeat-associated core domain-containing protein, with product MERRGGAVTGVYSYGNALVARNGEVVLPDGLGTTRATVDSLQALTSTLTTEAFGNTAAQWVSSCNPYRFAGAWGYRDDGDAGLLHVGARYYDPQVGRFISRDAVLSEHPYLYCEHEPVNHVDPSGRCWVAIAAAVVGAALTVWGMYEWSQEIDRARAQGKRRRDSCYSGDNPEHDCTVDGGYLKDLQEKVAKEAKKRYVEAPIEKTLPPTVRLINGLRKLVQKVREAWHNEGDNRPPDRTQ